In a genomic window of Ignatzschineria indica:
- a CDS encoding TM2 domain-containing protein yields the protein MNSHNQEFINTYLAINANKYPKEALTTVTSILHRLNESQQAALHALPIKDPTLALLLSFFFGSFAVDRFYIGNILLGILKLITIGGLGIWTVIDWFIISKQTRQRNLDLLLKFADQL from the coding sequence GTGAATAGTCATAATCAAGAGTTTATCAATACTTATCTTGCTATCAATGCGAATAAATATCCTAAAGAAGCACTAACAACAGTGACCTCTATTTTACACAGGCTCAATGAGAGTCAACAAGCGGCACTCCATGCGCTTCCTATTAAAGATCCGACATTAGCATTACTTCTCTCCTTCTTCTTCGGCTCTTTTGCTGTAGATCGCTTCTATATTGGTAATATTTTATTAGGAATTCTTAAGCTCATTACAATTGGTGGCCTAGGTATTTGGACGGTAATAGATTGGTTTATCATCTCCAAGCAGACCCGGCAACGAAATTTAGATCTTTTACTCAAATTTGCAGATCAACTATAA